gcggggccagaaggcccaggtgaccgtatcgtcacatggttAGAAGGAATggaacccacagtagtgactctatGTTCACTTGATTGGTTTGCATTGGCGACTTACTTATCAATCACTTATTATGTTTAAGCTAATGacgtgatcacttatttgtaaagggaacggaacccaccttggtgacttttacaactgtcactcttctattagggctataagcccagtatggttatcagaaccaccaatgttaaatcacttatctaattaggattgacttaataatcatccactcaggagggcatgATATTACTGattatgagcatattgagttttcttgctgggcttcggctcatgggtgctatgtggtgcaggtaaaggcaaaataaagctggaccatccttgagttggagagcttaggtgacgaggtgtacatatgcggctgctcgaccgccacggccgagggttgaaagaggaactagggataaaccctatttttccgcttagatcgtctagttgtaaatattttcttataattaacctttaaattatatttttgggatctcaatgtatacattaaacattttagtgaaacattatatcttaaccaaaaaaatttaatccctaaaccgctaatcatacttagttacacgattatggccaaatgacttgattagcgagtttagcattgtttaaaatgcacactgtaacggtccctggagtttaggtcGTTacacctaccctgggcgatatatcacctagaccaTTTTCTCGAGCCCCATTCGatcgtttgtgcgaagtcgacgtgtttacCGTATCTTCCGCAGGCGATATAtaggcatacgttgatatatcaaacacgtatttgcactttttcaacatattttgaattgattaaacagttttgactgagtcaaaacgtgatcctaacagctgctggaatgTAGTGCCccaaaaaaaatttagattatttaaatttttgtgaattattttatttaaatgttaagtgtgatgaattgttttatttaaatgttagaattgtttggtataatcttttgaatttaaaatttttaattgtttgtttggttaattaatttaataagtgaataattgtgtaacatgtttattttttcttttagtgttacattttaataagtgtgacaattgaggtaattatgtgagttatggttgaatgcactaaggtgcatggtagatagtgatgcactctagtgttttagtgtgtgctagtacatggtaataaggtgcacatgtgtggattttctacacattttataattgtcatttatgatatttttgggtagtttattttattaagtaggaaattaaataaaaataaaaagaaaataagggAATGGAAAACCATGTGGTGGACGTGTATGTGTGGTGGGAAAAGAATGGtttattccatttattttcttgattcaaataaattaaaaattagaagACCATGGTTATTTTAAGTAAGGATGTGATCATCTTTTTATTCCATGCCATTTAAAGATAAAAACAATTAtacaaaaattaagagaaaatatggagagaataggaaacttaccttttctttttattaagcCATTATGAGAGAATAAggataaaggggaaaggaaagaggagaagagccatttgctcttgtggctgccgaaattagagagagagagagagtggcgtgtagagagagagggagaagaagaaagaaagagagaaagaagaagaaggtgaagaggagCCCATTTTAGAGTATGTGTTTCTTGTATTTTTGGTTTGTCAAATctcttttcttgattatatgttattgactttgtttatttgttgtgtgtgattggattctttctcctcctcatggtggttttcaaataaaaccctaggcttgaacaagggtgtgaagtttgggtgttgatcatattgtgttcttgattttacaatcaagagaggtaatggtctttcttagcctatatattggttttgatgggtttatctttgaggtttttgatggtgatgctaatggttgattattgtaggattgatgattatgatttgtatatttttgagaatatgatttgtttaaaaagggttcatgggtatgattgagggaatggatttgatagggttataatgaggatatatgttatgtttatattgctatggttatctttttaatccttgatttatgtaaaatggtaaatgatgattttagaaatatgataagaaatatgttaggattgttataaggcatgttcatgagatatggtgttatgaatttatgtatgttattgccatggttattgttgttggatttcatgtgtagattcaatggaatagaaaaaattggttttataagatttcatgtgaatatgttagtaatattcttagaattatgtatataacaAGAGTATGATGATATTTTGGACATGTataattttatgtgaaattttgggataaaagatgaatctcatgagaaattaagcttgctgatttttgtaaataattggataaaagtttgataaaaaaaatgatttgcatgcataagtaatgtccttgatgttatgttacttttatgaaattaaaaggggtattttaaatcccattaaaatgatattttactcaaataattacctacagaacttttattgaatttttgagaaaatatgagctttcaaattgaatatggtgatttttaatgataaaaatagttgctggaatttttgtaagaaaatatgaagtgagtttcactaaaatgaatttgatgagtttttggaacgaattattttcctaagttatggtaatattgaaaaatggcatttttaatggtatgaatgcatattttgataagttatgactttcttttattttgattgagaaaaatatttagattctatttatttgtgatttttgaataaaataaatggtggctgaaagtttgttttaaaaaggttacaCAACAAGGAAaaagggcttttacttcggtttttaagcttgatttacttcggttttcgctaaaattcgcaaccgaagtagttcggagcgaagtaaaaactagctaaaaaccgaagtagaatccccactttctacttcggtttttacttaataaccgaagtagaaagtgtatatacgctagcatcctgggcactttctacttcggtttttaggtaaaaccgaagtagaaagtggggattctacttcggtttttaggtaaaaccgaagtaaaatgtaCACTTTCTACctcggttttacctaagaaccgaagtaaaaggggactttctacttcggttcttaggtaaaaccgaagtagaaagtgtacattttacttcggttttacctaaaaaccgaagtagaaagtgcccgcattttttatttaatatatgtttctaattatttttaaatggatggtttctatttttatataaatatatatatattttggcctgattttatttaattgatctaattaatattttttttttttgcctaattatttttcaacaatttaattatataatattacaattatatatatttttacaattgaaattggttaagaaatttttttgaataaatatatgataacttttattaattaaaaatgttgtgcataaacatataaaatacaagtacttaagtaagataactagccttaacattaatacatttacatagccttaacattaatacatttacaaaatactaaacttacaactaaacaaaaataggcttactgataaatgtatggtATCAATTTggctaaccattcgtgttggattggcaagaggtctgcaatctcacaatattgcgtcttcccaccaaactgtaaaattaataaatataaattaatttcatagattatcgatagcaaataaattataaaaaatgaacttactttttcttttagggtagtcattgcatttgatgcccgtacaagatctctaatgtacttcaagacataaaaaccacattcatgactttgtggttgtcttggacatgtaacattgaatatctttgtgggattgccgagtaatgcattggaagaagctctataatatgcactatttaaaaagaaaattattaacaaaagttattaaaatgtagtaacatgtaatatttgttgcatattaagaaatattttaaaaattttaaaacttacctcattatcattgaatcaatttcttctggacgtttgtgtgatttcaatggatctaagaacacgatttttccttttggcatagcaatcaccaacatccaatgttccctaaaataagaagcgtatgttaagtaaaataattaaatttttaatatatgactaatcaaataaaaaaaatttacactatttcttaccgtatgttccaaggtataaagtaaagttgaccaactctatccatggtcatcaaccaattcgccaagtcaatggttgatcgctctacatcgttaacattattaatgctaagacgttcaatgtcataaaacttgtaatagacacgctgatttggaaatagagactcccaaatgcatctgcaaaattttctttagtgttaaatattttgaaaaatttcggcacagtttcccctataaataggacttcccaaacctgtaaacattcaatgtctatgaaaattttcaacagatcacagagcagtactcataactgattctaaattcctatcattccaaagaattagtttaagggataccttaatccgaatatcattgctgagcctccaatcatatgcaaggtagcaacttgttccacatcctctgaagttaggaatattgactcgcgattcatgaatgttgggtccactggaatggagacgactgagtttattcccttaactctgcaaaattctctcaccataaactgaaggctaacatggatgcgattcatgatgtgatcggcaaatggttggccttcggtcagagtgttttctggattgatgtgagacccagctgatgacagatgCGGGCTAGTCATAGGAGGTTTTGACATATCCTTGGATgaactttttgacataggaggtttctttctTAGAGGACCCTACACAACATCaagttaaaataatattaaaatactggaccaaaaaatattttaataggtaacaaattaaagaattcgtttatacctggtcagtcataattaaatcttttggccaaggaagaaatgtgtcataagtatctcgaacatattgtatctccccaacagaacatgggatttcagcatcctcttgtaacattttggtgactcgcaccctcgcatattcgtctgtcagttggacaccatgaatagtcagtggacccaccccatcaatgataacaccctctgccaccacattatgaatattatccgaacaaagtaacacatcctgcatgtacggtgtgtcatcctgcatgtgcggtgtgtggtattcttcgtcgctctgctcgtcatcattgtcgtgttcatccatatcatctaacccacctgcttgtttagctttttcctcctctaaagctttaagttctgcttt
The genomic region above belongs to Humulus lupulus chromosome 1, drHumLupu1.1, whole genome shotgun sequence and contains:
- the LOC133832751 gene encoding uncharacterized protein LOC133832751, which produces MKSAGRMMRDFKTNITSDYIYPLAEDGLIDELQILPKKYPELDLEDWRTFVSHRLSPEFMALREAQRERSLKYTSRHRTSRRGLANVREDLKTELGVADVERYQVWIRAREKRKVLVTDLDKQIEARINELKEKVSSGEIIAKGRNDILTQALGTPEHPGRVRALGSFAKISSVFGRKPKIATEMADVVSKKDAEIARLKAELKALEEEKAKQAGGLDDMDEHDNDDEQSDEEYHTPHMQDDTPYMQDVLLCSDNIHNVVAEGVIIDGVGPLTIHGVQLTDEYARVRVTKMLQEDAEIPCSVGEIQYVRDTYDTFLPWPKDLIMTDQGPLRKKPPMSKSSSKDMSKPPMTSPHLSSAGSHINPENTLTEGQPFADHIMNRIHVSLQFMVREFCRVKGINSVVSIPVDPTFMNRESIFLTSEDVEQVATLHMIGGSAMIFGLRYPLN